TCAGTTGGGGAATTTCTCGagtataaaaataatactATATCTATCTATATCCCAATGCGCTGTCATTGCAGATATTTTTTCTATTGTTTCGGACCGTGCTTAAATTGTCCGGCTGAACTTGTAAGTTATGTAGCGAGTTCCGAATTTCAAGCTACAACGATATAATAGGTTAGATAGTACAGTATGTAGTACACTGGTAGTATGGTAATTTTAAATGGACGAATATTTGTAGATCAGGTGAATATTTTGGTCCACGAACCCATAATCGCCACTTATGGTGATAGCCGTTCAGGAACGTTGGTATACCTCAAACATGCCATACAAAAAACACTCGCGTAATACGCAATATGTTCATTGATCTTGTTTACGAGTcgatgttgaaaaatggcAAATGGTGCCAACGATGGAAGTGTAAATTCAAGTATCCCTTCCCCCACTACAGTAGGAAGAAAAATACTGCGGAAGAACGATTGGATAGTAGCGATGCAAGAGAAGACTCAcgcaaaaaaaattaaggTGTGGCTACGAGGTAGAGAGAACACTGTGTGGTTATAGGTGTATGCATTAGtctttatatagttttCGGAGGGTGTGAAGGTCCTCTCTAGTGATTTTCCTTTCAAATGTAGTGTTAACGGCCATGAGTTCGTGGTACTTAATTTTGATCTTGGACGGCTTGAGGGTAGAAAAGTTCTTCATGACGAGATAAATGTCGTTACACGATTGCGACGCAAGTAAGTACTTTTCGAATATCTTGAACAATGAGAGCGATAAGGTGATTAGGGTGATTTCAACGTTGGTCACCAAGAAGTTGTCAAAGAGCTTAAACCATATTTCCAACGGCAAACCGTCAGTGAACAACAGGAGCCACCAATTCAAGGTGATGTATTCAATCTGGAGGTTCAATGTGGAGAAATGGGCATTTAACTTGGGTAATAGACGAGGGAAGTAGTGAAGGCGCATGATTTTCTGGTCCACTCGAATAACTGGAAGCGAATGTATGCTGAAGAAGTTATACCCATTGTATTTGGGTAATATGTCCTCCACAAACGCCGTAAATATCCAGAAAATGTCCTCTTCTGTTAGTTTATTTTCTCCAAGCAAGAGGTTTCCAACAATCTTATTCATACCCTGGCAGTATCCAATATCGGAGTTGTAGGCCACGAATGCGTAGAGAACGTTCTGTAATTTGTAAAAGTTGGGCCCGGGCTGGCTGTTGACCAAGTCGTTGAAATAGATATTTGAAGGTAGCGTTCTATGCAAATCAAGATCAATCTGATGGATATTGGATTTGACAGCGTCGCTGGTTGTGGTTTTGGCTCCCTTAATGAGGTTGTGCAACTCTCCTGGTACCCGAAGATTTTTCGCACCCGACAATTCGAGCCAGAGATTACATCTGTATTTGAGGGGAATACCATTCTCACTTACCAATTTACGGAGAGTCTTAAGGCTTCCTATTTCATGAGGAGCATTGGAGTTTGATCCAAATTTCGATTGTGATTTGTCGAGTTTGATAAGATTGAGCCCCTGGGcaccaaatatttcatgCCCCGAGATAGCTGCATGATAATTGATGTCCTGAGGTTGCACATTAAGATCTGCATATTTGTAGTATACCTTAATCAGAtctttgatgaattgatcCCATGAAAATTCAAACTGCTTATTCTTTGCATCATGTAACTGTCCgatttctttcaatttgtcTATACTAGGTTTAACCAGTCGAACATTGGTGGTCCCCTTAACTTCTAAAGGATTCGTCTCGGTTATGCTAAATTtggattcattattgaCAATTCTTTCGTCTGACAGAGATTCAGGCTCCTTGCCTACTGAGCTTTCCAATGTACTTTTATCGGCAAATTCATTCATGTCATTAAAGAACCCATATTTATCAACGCTGGCATTAATGGATATATCTGGAGTCTTGGGAATATccattttatttattgtgTCTAACTCTACTGGTATTCTGGTATCTGAAGTATTTTCAGTGGCTGGAATCGATGACAGTGACGAGTCCAAATATGAATAGCTCAATCTAGAGTCTCTCGTTTTCATTGTTTCTTTATCCAACGTCAAGCTTGAAGATGAATGACGCTTGTATGGTTCTTTGAACCAATCACTAATCCATCCGGCCGGTCTAGTTGGCGTTGTAGAAACCGGACCAAATTTATTGGTagcttcatcttcaattatttcGCTTTCAATAGAATCGTGCGGTATTTCGCTCTTCATATCTTCATTTATCGCATGTTTAATAAGACCCAGTAGTACTTTATCAACATTCTCATCTACTTTTAACGAATTTAGTTTCTGATCTATTTCCAAGCTACTCAAATTGCCGTACTCATTGCACATCTTTAGTAATTCTTGTTCTCTTTGAAACTTTTCCTTTCGAAGTAGAATCAATTCCAGTTCCTTTAGTGCCAAGTCATACGAAAGCTGTCTAATTAATGACACTGGTTGGCCATTAAACTTCAAATTGATTAGTTTATTAATTTGGCTATCATTTACCTGGTGTAAGTTTCCACCAAGTGAATTTATTACCGGCGTCGGTATATCATTCGAACCAAATAAATCCGTAGTCGATGAAGCACCAGAGCCTTCTTCCGGAAATAGCAGCTGTTTCATATTAACATGTTGTATGCTGTAAGGAAAATACGTCTTATGATTGAATTTTGAACTCAATGTACGTAGATACACGATaagattatttttttttctgtCAACGCAGACCGGAATTGAACCTGCGATCTTTTCTTATTCGCCTGTTCAAGCTAAAGAATACTGAATTGCAATGTATTACCCTTAATAGCCCACGATTGTCACTAGCTTGTAGACAAGAGTAGTAGTGAGAGTCTTCTACaatatattgcaaaaaaaatgGTTAAATCTCTTTGTAAAGCGTGTCATCTTTATGCAAGGACAATGCTAATCTTCTCTGTATTGTTAAAATTGACAAATGTACTATCCAGAAGGATAGTACGAACAAAAGAGATTTTTCGCGGTATATATACTGTAGGGGTTTTGTGCACTACTTACTATTCAGTACTTATTTTGTTTCTAATACATTTTGAATGGCAATATATTGACATTCACATATGAACACATTGAATAAATGTAAGAACCAAGTTCATTGCTAAGGTTAAATGTATGTAgtttaattatattaaacCGTAGTGCCATTTGCCTTTTAAACTTCCTAAAGTTTACCTGTAAGCAAATGTAAATAGGTTCTGGGTAGGTATGCATACCTGTTAGTACGTTACAGCTATATTGGAGCAGTTTCAAGTTATTATGCTTATATAAAGCAATATATTGCAATGCAATGACTATGTAAATGTGTACTTGTAGGTTCACTATCTCAAATATGATTTGCACACGAACTCCACTAAATTTCATCTGTAAACCAAAGATCAGCATGAATAGTAAATTCAAGCAAGTGTCAAACAGATCAATTATATCGGTTGAATTTGCAAAAACGAGATATTTTGAGATCATAAGAGAACTTCTAtttaatatagatattATCAGTAGATTTGAGTAACGATACGTATAGTTGGATCAGTGGCAATTTTATAAAATGGTAAGTAATTCAGTCTTAAAGATAGTATTTCAAGCAATTGTACTAACATTCACAGATTATTCGATTCAGAACCAGAGATGGCATGTTTAGAATCAATGTCGATGCAGGTAGCGACTTTTTGTTGGTATTGGAAGAATTAGTAGGCAAACTTAGCACGAATGATATACAATCGATCTATATTAGTGATAAGCCCAATTCGAAGGGAGAGCAGGCAAATAGCTTGTGTGGTAGAAGCGTAAATGATTTGGGGTTTAAAAACGGTGATTTGCTATTTGTTACTTACGAATCTACTGGTGAACCCCCAAAGACAGAGTCTTCGGCTCCCTTGACCACAGCTAAAACTACCAATGGTGCAAATGTGTCAATTAATATGAATGATATTTCgattccaataaataaGGGGCCAGGTCCTCTCAAAGTGGACCAGTTACCCGTTGATGGCTTGcttgataaagaagaaggtatGATCATGAGACCAAGGTCAGATTTATGTCGCCATGGGGATAAGGGGATGTGTGAATACTGTTCTCCGTTGCCACCGTGGGATAAAGATTACAGGAAAGAGAAAGGATTCAAGCATATGTCGTATCATGCTCatttaaatgaaatcaaCGAGCtgaaaaataatagaaataatgCTACGTCATATATGGCACCTTTGGAGGAGCCaaattataatatcaaCTTGAATTGTCCGAGCGGATCGCATGCACCATATCCTAAGGGTATTTGTTCTAAATGTCAGCCGCCTGTGATCACATTGCAGCAGCAACAATTTCGTATGGTGGATCATGTTGAGTATGCAGACTCAACcatcttgaataaattcattgattCGTGGAGAACAACTGGTGTGCAGAGATTTGGTATTTTGTATGGAAGATACGAACAGTTTGACAAGGTTCCGTTAGGAATTAAAGCAGTGGTAGAGGCCATATACGAACCACCACAATCGGGAGAGTTGGATGGATTAACCTTACTTCCCTGGGAAAACGAACGGCAGGTAGATGAAATAGCTGCCTCACTTGGTCTCTATAAAGTAGGTATGACTTTTACCGACTTAACCGACTCTGGTGCCAAAAATGGGACCGTATTGTGCAAGAGACACAAAAATAGCTACTTTTTGTCATGTTTGGAAGTCATTATGGCTGCCAAATACCAGGTTTCTAACCCAAACATCACCAAGCACTCTAACTCAGGTAGGTTCTCCTCTAAATTCGTGACGTGCGTCATATCGGGTGGTATGAATGGCGAGATCGAGCCGAGATCATACCAGGTGTCCAACAGCGCCGAGGCCCTAATTAAGGCCGACATCATTACAGGGTCCACGCAGCCATCCATGCTCTACATCAACGACAGCGAGGGCAAGAGATACGTCCCCGATGTATTCTACCTGAAGATCAACGAATATGGCCTCGAGGTCAAAACAAACGCCAAGCCCGCATTTCCCGTCGAGTTTTTATTAGTATCGCTTCTGGACTCGTTCCCGTTGGACCCTTCTCCAATGTTCAGAGAAAATTTCCCAATCGAGAACAGAGACTTCATGGGCGACCTCCAGGACTTGAAATCCGCCTACAACTACTTGAATGCCGATCCTGGCGATGGTTCCCAACTCTTCGATTTCCATTTCCTCACCTACATCGCCAAAACTGGTATATTATCTCATGATGAGTTAAAATTGGTGTTATCCTACGTCAGAAATAAGGACCAAACGGACTATCTACAATTGGTTGAAAGTCCAGGTTGGATGACTTTCATAACTATCCTAGAGCAAAGCGTATAAGGTGCACATTTTTATGTTGTTGGTGCACAATGACGACTACATGCCGTATTGCTTTTTAGTACTGAATCATACTTTTGTCATGAACCTTGGCATACCgaacaaaattgaaaactcGAATACACTAGTAACTTCTCGAAGATTCGAATTCGATGGGCGTTACCCGCACGACCTCcggtttttttttttttggccgaaattttcatataaagaaaatttgattGCCGTCAATAAAGGATTTATCTATAGTAAAGAATAAGTTTATTGagactttattattaaatagaataaattatataataataatatattgaaagatgTCTACTCCATTCGGTGTTGATTTAGGTAACGAGAATACCGTTATCGCCTGTGCAAGAAACAGAGGTATTGACATTATAGTCAATGAGGTTTCTAACCGTACTACTCCATCATTAATTGGATTTGGTATGAAAAACAGATTTATTGGTGAATCTGCTAAGAATCAACAAGCCTCTAACTTAAAGAATTCCGTTGATAACTTGAAGAGAATTCTCGGTTTAGACTACAATGATccagattttgaaattgaaaagaaatactTCAGCTGTCCATTAGTCGAGAACAAAGATGGTGGAATTTCGGCCAAGGTCAGATTTTTAGGTGAACAACAAGAATTCACTACCACTCAATTGTCTGCTATGTACATCAACAAGATAAAGGATATCACTGTCAAGGAAACTAAGGGTAATATTGTTGACATTTGTCTTTCGGTTCCAGTCTGGTACACCGAAAAGCAACGTCGTGCTGCTTCTGATGCATGTAGAATTGCTGGTTTAAACCCAGTCAGAATTGTTAACGAAACCACTGCTGCTGCCGTCGGTTACGGTGTTTTCAAGGCCAACGACTTGCCAGAAGATGAACCAAAGAAGGTTGCTTTTGTTGACATTGGTCATTCATCCCTCCAAGTTGCCATTGCTGCTGTTAAGAAGGGTGAATTAAAGATCTTAGGTTCTGGTTACGATAAGCACTTTGGTGGTAGAGATTTCGACCACCAAATTGCTAACCACTTTGCCGAAGAATTCAAGGGTAAATACAAGATTGATGTCAGAGAAAACCCAAAGGCTTACTACAGAGTTTTAACTGcttctgaaaaattgaagaaggttTTGTCTGCTAACACCCAAGCTCCTTTCAACATTGAATCGGTTATGAATGACGTTGatgtttcatcatctttaaCCCGTGAAGACTTAGAAGAATTCGTCAAGCCATTATTAGAAAGAGTTCACATCCCAATTGAAACCGCATTAAAAGATGCTGGCTTATCTACCGATGATATCGACTCCATTGAAGTTGTTGGTGGTTGTACTAGAGTTCCATCCTTAAAGGCTAAGTTGGCTGAAATTTTCGGTAAGCCATTATCATTTACCTTAAACCAAGATGAAGCTATTGTCAGAGGTAATGCTTTCATCTGTGCTACTCACTCCCCAACTTTAAGAGTCAGACCATTCAAATTCGAAGACTTCAACCCTTACTCAGTTTCTTACTTCTGGGAcaaggaagatgaagatgaagacaaCTTGGAAGTTTTCCCAAGAGGTGGTCTTTTCCCATCTACTAAAATCATTACCTTATATAGAAAGGGTGATTTCGGTGTTGAAGCTAGATACACTAACAAGAATGAATTACCAGCTGGTACTAAACCTCTTATTGCTAAATGGCAATTGAAGGGTGTTGTCCCATCTGATGGTGAAAGCTCTATTGCTTGTAAATTGAAGTTGAGAAACGATCCATCCGGCTTCTACACCATCGAATCTGCACACactgttgaagaaaaattggtCAAGGAATTGATCGAAAAGGAAACAAAGgaaggtgaagaagaagatgaagaagctgAACCAGAATACCGTGAAGTTAAGAAATTAGTCAAGAAGAACGATTTGGAAATTGTTTGTTTCTCCTCCGCCTTATCAGAAGAAGCCAGACAAGCCGCCTACGAAAAGGAACACTCCTTGATCATGGAAGATAAGTTAGTTGCTGATACTGAAGACAAAAAGAACGCCTTAGAAGAATACATCTACGAATTAAGAGGCAAATTGGACGAACAATATAAAGACTTCGCcagtgatgaagaaaaggaaaaattaACCGGTATGTTGATGAAGGCTGAAGACTGGTTGTACGAAGACGGTTTCGATTCAAGTAAGGCTAAATACATTGCCAAATACGAAGAATTAGCTTCTATTGGTAACGTCATCAGAGGCCGTTACTTAGctaaggaagaagaaagaaaacaagCTATTAGACAAAAGCATGAGCAAGCTCAAGCTTCTGCCATGGCCGAAAAGTTAGCTGCTGCTAGACAAGCATCTAAGGACACcgaaaagaagaatgaagatggtGACGTTGAAATGGAtaattagatttatttataatttggCAATGAATACTACtacaaaaatataaatataaaatatcaagCCTATGAACAATATaacttattaatatatacatctttttattattgtttacACTCTTCATCTCTCAATTTTAACGAATAAactaatattgatatattgaTACATTATTATACTGACGTTTTTGAAACAGCCATAGTAGACAATGAcacaaaaaaattatctcggaaaatttaatgaacTCTCAAACAGTGAAGTACGACATCgatttttattaataaaactaATTATAAAGCTAGTTAAGATTCCATTATTAAGAACGCTATAATAGGTGAAACATAGCGATTTCCAATTCCGATCATTTATTGTActaattataattatttttattttcactGTATTATAAACGCATCCATATTCAACTGCAATataaacaaattcaaataacaAATCCCATCACGAAGACCAGTATActattttcatttaattttaaaatagATCGAATTTAATGACTAACTATCCTGGTTCCCACAAATCAAACTTATCCATTGCTATTCAAAAGGCAGATTCTACTACAGGTAATCAGAATTATaacgataataataataataacaataataataaccaTGACTTCGGTAATGAAAACTTGCAGCCAGCTTCATTACTCCCTAACTTAATCCAACATAATGGTTCCACAAGTGCTACTACTTCGCCTGTTGTTAAATCATTCAAGCCGGAATTATCGCCATTGAAAACTGACTTTTTGGAGGCTGGTAAAAACGAAAACTCGGGCCAACGTGAACACGCCGAGAATCACGACGATAAAcatgatgatgacgaagaggatgatgatgaagatgatgagcCTGTTCACCCTGAAAATGAGGAAGATCTCAAGGATTATGTCCCAGGAGGTTATCATACCTGTTACATTGGAGAGAATTATAAAAGCAATAAGTACACCTTAGTGCGTAAATTGGGGTGGGGCCATTTCTCTACTGTGTGGCTTGctaaagataatgataagcATTGTCATGTGGCTATGAAAATTGTCAGGAGTGCAAAACACTACACTGAAACTGCCatagatgaaattaaattattagataaaatcACCACCTCTGATATTCATCATCCAGGTCACGAGCATGCCATTCAATTGTTGGATACGTTCACACACAAAGGTCCTAATGGAGTTCACGTTGTTATGGTATTTGAAGTTCTAGGAGAAAACTTATTAGGCTTGATTAGACGTTATAAGCATCGTGGAATACCTGTTGTGTTTGTCAAACAAATAGCTAAGCAACTATTGTCGGCCTTGGATTTTTTGCATAGAAAATGTGGTGTTATTCATACTGATTTGAAGCCTGAGAACGTCCTTATAGAGATTGGTGATGTTGAACAGATTGTTAAAATGGTTGAAGTTGAAACAAACGAAGcaaaaaaacaaaagaagTTACAAAAATCAAAGTATAAGTCAGACAATAGCTTAAATGCTACTCCTGATACATCATTTCAAGAGAATGCACAAGCTCAACCGTCAACTAGTACAGCCGCTTCTACAAAACCTACAACCAACTCACCTTCTTTAGGAAGAAACGGTAGAAGATCAAGAAGACAAACCTTGATTACTGGATCGCAGCCTTTACCATCTCCGTTGAGCACGTTCAATAAGTCTTTCTCAAATGTTTATGCACGTTCTAGTTCAACTGCCAACACACCACTGAAAACATTTTTTGAGGGTGCTCAACCTACTTTAATTAATCAAACAGCATCATCTCAAATTGCTATGGCATCTTCAAATACTAATATCCCCAATTATGATAATCAAGACACGTTGAATAGTTCATTATCATCGAtgtcaatttcaaatgctGGGCGTAGTAACACAACAACCGATCCATTGCAGATTCCATCAGGCTTTGATTCAAGTATGCAACAAACTGAaagtaatgaaaattcatTGATCATCAACGAAGATGAACTTATTTCAGTAAAAATTGCAGATTTAGGTAATGCTTGTTGGACAAGCCATCATTTCACTGATGAAATTCAGACAAGGCAGTACCGCTCTCCTGAAGTATTATTAGGTTATCATTGGGGCTCACTGGCAGATTTA
The nucleotide sequence above comes from Debaryomyces hansenii CBS767 chromosome A complete sequence. Encoded proteins:
- a CDS encoding DEHA2D15752p (similar to CA5032|IPF2982 Candida albicans IPF2982 unknown function) encodes the protein MKQSLFPEEGSGASSTTDLFGSNDIPTPVINSLGGNLHQVNDSQINKLINLKFNGQPVSLIRQLSYDLALKESELILLRKEKFQREQELLKMCNEYGNLSSLEIDQKLNSLKVDENVDKVLSGLIKHAINEDMKSEIPHDSIESEIIEDEATNKFGPVSTTPTRPAGWISDWFKEPYKRHSSSSLTLDKETMKTRDSRLSYSYLDSSSSSIPATENTSDTRIPVELDTINKMDIPKTPDISINASVDKYGFFNDMNEFADKSTLESSVGKEPESSSDERIVNNESKFSITETNPLEVKGTTNVRSVKPSIDKLKEIGQLHDAKNKQFEFSWDQFIKDSIKVYYKYADLNVQPQDINYHAAISGHEIFGAQGLNLIKLDKSQSKFGSNSNAPHEIGSLKTLRKLVSENGIPLKYRCNLWLELSGAKNLRVPGELHNLIKGAKTTTSDAVKSNIHQIDLDLHRTLPSNIYFNDLVNSQPGPNFYKLQNVLYAFVAYNSDIGYCQGMNKIVGNLLLGENKLTEEDIFWIFTAFVEDILPKYNGYNFFSIHSLPVIRVDQKIMRLHYFPRLLPKLNAHFSTLNLQIEYITLNWWLSLFTDGLPLEIWFKLFDNFLVTNVEITLITLSLSLFKIFEKYLLASQSCNDIYLVMKNFSTLKPSKIKIKYHELMAVNTTFERKITREDLHTLRKLYKD
- a CDS encoding DEHA2D15796p (no similarity), which codes for MISKYLVFANSTDIIDSFDTCLNLLFMSIFGLQMKFSGVRVQIIFEIVNLQVHIYIVIALQYIALYKHNNLKSLQYSCNVLTGMHTYPEPIYICLQVNFRKFKRQMALRFNIIKLHTFNLSNELGSYIYSMCSYVNVNILPFKMY
- a CDS encoding DEHA2D15818p (similar to uniprot|P33755 Saccharomyces cerevisiae YBR170C NPL4 Endoplasmic reticulum and nuclear membrane protein forms a complex with Cdc48p and Ufd1p that recognizes ubiquitinated proteins in the endoplasmic reticulum and delivers them to the proteasome for degradation); amino-acid sequence: MIIRFRTRDGMFRINVDAGSDFLLVLEELVGKLSTNDIQSIYISDKPNSKGEQANSLCGRSVNDLGFKNGDLLFVTYESTGEPPKTESSAPLTTAKTTNGANVSINMNDISIPINKGPGPLKVDQLPVDGLLDKEEGMIMRPRSDLCRHGDKGMCEYCSPLPPWDKDYRKEKGFKHMSYHAHLNEINESKNNRNNATSYMAPLEEPNYNINLNCPSGSHAPYPKGICSKCQPPVITLQQQQFRMVDHVEYADSTILNKFIDSWRTTGVQRFGILYGRYEQFDKVPLGIKAVVEAIYEPPQSGELDGLTLLPWENERQVDEIAASLGLYKVGMTFTDLTDSGAKNGTVLCKRHKNSYFLSCLEVIMAAKYQVSNPNITKHSNSGRFSSKFVTCVISGGMNGEIEPRSYQVSNSAEALIKADIITGSTQPSMLYINDSEGKRYVPDVFYSKINEYGLEVKTNAKPAFPVEFLLVSLSDSFPLDPSPMFRENFPIENRDFMGDLQDLKSAYNYLNADPGDGSQLFDFHFLTYIAKTGILSHDELKLVLSYVRNKDQTDYLQLVESPGWMTFITILEQSV
- a CDS encoding DEHA2D15840p (similar to uniprot|P32589 Saccharomyces cerevisiae YPL106C SSE1 HSP70 family member highly homologous to Ssa1p and Sse2p) — its product is MSTPFGVDLGNENTVIACARNRGIDIIVNEVSNRTTPSLIGFGMKNRFIGESAKNQQASNLKNSVDNLKRILGLDYNDPDFEIEKKYFSCPLVENKDGGISAKVRFLGEQQEFTTTQLSAMYINKIKDITVKETKGNIVDICLSVPVWYTEKQRRAASDACRIAGLNPVRIVNETTAAAVGYGVFKANDLPEDEPKKVAFVDIGHSSLQVAIAAVKKGELKILGSGYDKHFGGRDFDHQIANHFAEEFKGKYKIDVRENPKAYYRVLTASEKLKKVLSANTQAPFNIESVMNDVDVSSSLTREDLEEFVKPLLERVHIPIETALKDAGLSTDDIDSIEVVGGCTRVPSLKAKLAEIFGKPLSFTLNQDEAIVRGNAFICATHSPTLRVRPFKFEDFNPYSVSYFWDKEDEDEDNLEVFPRGGLFPSTKIITLYRKGDFGVEARYTNKNELPAGTKPLIAKWQLKGVVPSDGESSIACKLKLRNDPSGFYTIESAHTVEEKLVKELIEKETKEGEEEDEEAEPEYREVKKLVKKNDLEIVCFSSALSEEARQAAYEKEHSLIMEDKLVADTEDKKNALEEYIYELRGKLDEQYKDFASDEEKEKLTGMLMKAEDWLYEDGFDSSKAKYIAKYEELASIGNVIRGRYLAKEEERKQAIRQKHEQAQASAMAEKLAAARQASKDTEKKNEDGDVEMDN
- a CDS encoding DEHA2D15862p (similar to uniprot|Q03656 Saccharomyces cerevisiae YMR216C SKY1 Protein serine kinase with similarity to human SRPK1 which is a serine kinase that specifically phosphoryates arginine-serine rich domains found in the SR family of splicing factors), with product MTNYPGSHKSNLSIAIQKADSTTGNQNYNDNNNNNNNNNHDFGNENLQPASLLPNLIQHNGSTSATTSPVVKSFKPELSPLKTDFLEAGKNENSGQREHAENHDDKHDDDEEDDDEDDEPVHPENEEDLKDYVPGGYHTCYIGENYKSNKYTLVRKLGWGHFSTVWLAKDNDKHCHVAMKIVRSAKHYTETAIDEIKLLDKITTSDIHHPGHEHAIQLLDTFTHKGPNGVHVVMVFEVLGENLLGLIRRYKHRGIPVVFVKQIAKQLLSALDFLHRKCGVIHTDLKPENVLIEIGDVEQIVKMVEVETNEAKKQKKLQKSKYKSDNSLNATPDTSFQENAQAQPSTSTAASTKPTTNSPSLGRNGRRSRRQTLITGSQPLPSPLSTFNKSFSNVYARSSSTANTPSKTFFEGAQPTLINQTASSQIAMASSNTNIPNYDNQDTLNSSLSSMSISNAGRSNTTTDPLQIPSGFDSSMQQTESNENSLIINEDELISVKIADLGNACWTSHHFTDEIQTRQYRSPEVLLGYHWGSSADLWSFACLIFELLTGDYLFDPRDGKTYTKDDDHIAQIIELVGPFPRAMLKEGYYTRDFFNSRGELHRIQKLKPWSLKDVLMEKYKFSLADAVEIADFLQPMLTLQPELRADAGGMVNHSWLSDALGLENVVLERPVGGSGEDIPGWSKEVSNSNIGGKHYHHRN